A single window of Inmirania thermothiophila DNA harbors:
- a CDS encoding TIGR00645 family protein has product MSAERVLEQWLFRTRWLLAPFFVGLVLAILALLAKFLKGLVGLAPVLAGGDGAALILAVLDLVDVTLLAGLLLIIVFSGYENFVSKFDIGEHADRPAWMGKVGFSDLKIKVMGSIVAISAIELLKAFINADALSHAQLAWRVGIHLTFVVSGVLFAVTDRIAEGKGGH; this is encoded by the coding sequence ATGAGCGCCGAGCGCGTCCTCGAGCAGTGGCTCTTCCGCACCCGCTGGCTGCTTGCGCCCTTCTTCGTCGGGCTCGTGCTCGCGATCCTCGCCCTGCTGGCGAAGTTCCTCAAGGGGCTGGTGGGGCTTGCGCCGGTGCTCGCCGGCGGCGACGGCGCCGCCCTGATCCTCGCCGTGCTCGACCTCGTCGACGTCACCCTGCTCGCCGGGCTGCTGCTCATCATCGTCTTCAGCGGCTACGAGAACTTCGTCTCCAAGTTCGACATCGGCGAGCACGCCGACCGCCCCGCCTGGATGGGCAAGGTCGGCTTCTCCGACCTCAAGATCAAGGTCATGGGCTCCATCGTGGCCATCTCCGCGATCGAGCTCCTCAAGGCCTTCATCAACGCCGACGCGCTGTCCCACGCCCAGCTCGCCTGGCGTGTCGGCATCCACCTCACCTTCGTGGTCTCGGGGGTGCTCTTCGCGGTCACCGACCGCATCGCGGAGGGCAAGGGCGGCCACTGA
- a CDS encoding efflux RND transporter permease subunit, with amino-acid sequence MSTRLGISGAIARRFQDSEITPLLALVGLLMGLFAVLVTPREEEPQIDVTFANVFIPFPGASAREVEHLVTTPAEQVMSEIAGVKHVYSVSRPGMAILTVRFKVGEAREKAIVRLYNAVFSHEDWLPQGVGVGRPIIKPKGIDDVPIVAGTLWSEDPRIGAHELARIAHAIEAELKRVPGTRDIYTIGAPDRVVHVLLDPQRMAGYGIALSDLRAALALANTSAEAGGLVRDNAEVAVQAGLFLSQPEEVGELVVGVHEGRPVYLRDVAEIRYGPDQPERYVRFGTGAAAAQRGLAPGREYPAVTIAVAKKPGTNAVDIAERLIERFEQLKGTFVPEGVHATVTRNYGATAEDKAMTLIKKLVFATVTVVLLVLFTLGWREALVVGTAVVVTLAVTLFASWAWGFTLNRVSLFALIFSIGILVDDAIVVVENIHRHVAMGEGSLLEAIPRAVDEVGGPTILATLTVVAALLPMAFVTGLMGPYMSPIPINASTGMLISLAVAFVVTPWLMHEVLRRRQRRAGAAGGAGHAGEAVPPRLQRLFARLMGPFLRGREGRWARRALSAAVVVLIAAAAALPATGHVILKMLPFDNKSEFQVVLDMPEGTPVERTAAVLGEMARYLATVPEVTDYQIYAGTAAPINFNGLVRQYYLRQAPHLGDIQVNLVDKHRRSRKSHEIARAVRPRLVEIARRHGGAVKVVEVPPGPPVLSPLVAEVYGLDYEGQIEVARRLREVFEQTPDVVDVDDSTEAPAPKLVLRVDRQKAALLGLAQADVVAAVRAALGGEDAAYLHDETAKYPIPVRMELPVKDKADLQGVLAMRLRARGGALVPLSEVVEVAEVRREQPIYHKDLLPVVYVVGDVAGAIDSPLYGMFRMVLRLAREGLGGFRELPQFFVGQPDDPYRYSVKWDGEWQVTYETFRDMGIAYSVGLVLIYLLVVGQFRSYLVPLVIMAPIPLTIVGVMPGHALLGREFTATSMIGMIALAGIIVRNSILLVDFVNDEAARGVPFDEAVIRAAAVRARPIALTALAAMLGAFFILDDPIFSGLAVSLIFGIFVSTVLTLVVIPVLYYAVRHRRMG; translated from the coding sequence GTGAGCACGCGCCTCGGCATCTCCGGCGCCATCGCGCGCCGCTTCCAGGACTCGGAGATCACGCCGCTGCTCGCCCTCGTGGGGCTGCTCATGGGGCTCTTTGCGGTACTGGTGACGCCGCGCGAGGAGGAGCCCCAGATCGACGTCACCTTCGCCAACGTCTTCATCCCCTTTCCGGGCGCCAGCGCCCGGGAGGTGGAGCATCTGGTGACGACGCCGGCCGAGCAGGTGATGTCCGAGATCGCCGGCGTCAAGCACGTCTACTCGGTCTCCCGCCCGGGGATGGCGATCCTGACCGTGCGCTTCAAGGTGGGCGAGGCGCGGGAGAAGGCCATCGTGCGCCTCTACAACGCGGTCTTCTCCCACGAGGACTGGCTGCCCCAGGGCGTCGGCGTGGGCCGGCCCATCATCAAGCCCAAGGGCATCGACGACGTGCCCATCGTGGCCGGCACGCTGTGGTCGGAGGATCCGCGCATCGGCGCCCACGAGCTTGCGCGCATCGCCCACGCCATCGAGGCCGAGCTCAAGCGCGTCCCGGGCACGCGGGACATCTACACCATCGGCGCCCCGGACCGCGTCGTCCACGTCCTCCTCGACCCGCAGCGCATGGCCGGCTACGGCATCGCCCTGAGCGACCTGCGCGCCGCCCTCGCCCTCGCCAACACCTCGGCGGAGGCGGGCGGCCTGGTGCGCGACAACGCCGAGGTCGCGGTCCAGGCGGGCCTGTTCCTGTCGCAGCCCGAGGAGGTGGGCGAGCTGGTGGTGGGGGTGCACGAGGGCCGTCCCGTGTACCTGCGCGACGTGGCCGAGATCCGCTACGGGCCGGACCAGCCCGAGCGCTACGTCCGCTTCGGCACCGGCGCGGCGGCGGCGCAGCGGGGGCTTGCGCCGGGGCGGGAATACCCCGCCGTGACCATCGCCGTGGCCAAGAAGCCCGGCACCAACGCGGTGGACATCGCCGAACGGCTCATCGAGCGCTTCGAGCAGCTCAAGGGCACCTTCGTGCCCGAGGGGGTGCACGCCACCGTGACCCGCAACTACGGCGCCACCGCCGAGGACAAGGCGATGACGCTGATCAAGAAGCTCGTCTTCGCCACGGTCACGGTGGTGCTGCTGGTGCTGTTCACGCTGGGCTGGCGCGAGGCCCTGGTGGTGGGGACCGCGGTGGTGGTGACGCTGGCCGTGACGCTCTTCGCCTCCTGGGCCTGGGGCTTCACCCTCAACCGCGTCTCCCTCTTCGCCCTCATCTTCTCCATCGGCATCCTCGTCGACGACGCCATCGTCGTGGTGGAGAACATCCACCGCCACGTGGCCATGGGCGAGGGCTCGCTCCTGGAGGCCATCCCCCGTGCCGTGGACGAGGTGGGCGGCCCCACCATCCTCGCCACCCTCACGGTGGTGGCGGCGCTGCTGCCCATGGCCTTCGTCACCGGCCTCATGGGCCCCTACATGAGCCCGATCCCCATCAACGCCAGCACCGGCATGCTCATCTCCCTGGCGGTGGCCTTCGTGGTCACGCCCTGGCTCATGCACGAGGTGCTGCGGCGCAGGCAGCGCCGCGCCGGGGCCGCGGGCGGGGCCGGGCACGCCGGGGAGGCGGTGCCGCCGCGGCTGCAGCGCCTCTTCGCGCGCCTCATGGGCCCGTTCCTGCGTGGGCGCGAGGGGCGCTGGGCGCGGCGCGCCCTGTCCGCGGCCGTCGTGGTGCTCATCGCCGCCGCCGCCGCGCTGCCGGCGACCGGGCACGTGATCCTCAAGATGCTCCCCTTCGACAACAAGTCCGAGTTCCAGGTGGTGCTGGACATGCCCGAGGGCACGCCGGTGGAGCGCACGGCGGCGGTGCTCGGCGAGATGGCGCGCTACCTGGCCACGGTGCCCGAGGTCACCGACTACCAGATCTACGCCGGCACCGCCGCGCCCATCAACTTCAACGGCCTGGTGCGCCAGTACTACCTGCGGCAGGCGCCGCACCTGGGCGACATCCAGGTCAACCTCGTGGACAAGCACCGGCGCAGCCGCAAGAGCCACGAGATCGCGCGCGCCGTGCGGCCGAGGCTGGTCGAGATCGCGCGCCGCCACGGCGGCGCGGTCAAGGTGGTGGAGGTGCCGCCGGGCCCGCCCGTGCTCTCGCCCCTGGTGGCCGAGGTCTACGGCCTCGACTACGAGGGCCAGATCGAGGTCGCCCGCCGCCTGCGCGAGGTCTTCGAGCAGACCCCCGACGTGGTGGACGTCGACGACAGCACCGAGGCGCCGGCGCCGAAGCTGGTGCTGCGCGTCGACCGCCAGAAGGCGGCGCTGCTGGGGCTGGCGCAGGCCGACGTGGTGGCCGCGGTGCGGGCCGCGCTGGGCGGCGAGGACGCCGCCTACCTCCACGACGAGACCGCCAAGTACCCGATCCCGGTGCGCATGGAGCTGCCGGTGAAGGACAAGGCGGATCTCCAGGGGGTGCTGGCGATGCGGCTGCGGGCGCGGGGCGGGGCGCTGGTGCCGCTGTCCGAGGTGGTGGAGGTGGCCGAGGTGCGCCGCGAGCAGCCCATCTACCACAAGGACCTGCTGCCCGTGGTCTACGTGGTGGGCGACGTCGCCGGCGCGATCGACAGCCCCCTCTACGGCATGTTCCGCATGGTCCTGCGCCTCGCCCGCGAGGGGCTGGGCGGCTTTCGCGAGCTTCCGCAGTTCTTCGTCGGCCAGCCCGACGACCCCTACCGCTACAGCGTCAAGTGGGACGGCGAGTGGCAGGTCACCTACGAGACCTTCCGCGACATGGGCATCGCCTACTCGGTGGGGCTGGTGCTGATCTACCTGCTGGTGGTGGGGCAGTTCCGCTCCTATCTCGTGCCGCTGGTGATCATGGCCCCGATCCCGCTGACCATCGTCGGCGTCATGCCGGGGCACGCGCTGCTCGGGCGCGAGTTCACCGCCACCTCCATGATCGGCATGATCGCGCTGGCGGGCATCATCGTGCGCAACTCCATCCTGCTCGTGGACTTCGTCAACGACGAGGCGGCGCGCGGGGTGCCCTTCGACGAGGCGGTGATCCGCGCGGCGGCGGTGCGCGCGCGGCCCATCGCGCTCACCGCGCTGGCGGCGATGCTGGGGGCCTTCTTCATCCTCGACGACCCCATCTTCAGCGGCCTCGCGGTGTCGCTGATCTTCGGCATCTTCGTCTCCACCGTGCTCACCCTGGTGGTGATCCCGGTGCTCTACTACGCCGTGCGACACCGGCGCATGGGCTGA
- a CDS encoding AI-2E family transporter, with protein sequence MEYLRRWYRRHFSDPEAFILAFLLVAGFGLVAAFGRMLAPVIAALVIAYLLEGLVSPLERILRRRLPAVIVVYLAFLALVALVLFGLLPLLSRQVTELVQDLPQMINRGQQALLQLPQHYPQVVTEEQMRELIAQVRGELVGFGQRLLSYSVASLVGIITVGVYLILVPLMVFFFLKDKHRILAWVRGYLPRDRGLAHRVWRDVDVQIGNYVRGKFWEILIVWFATYLTFTLMDLRFAMLLGLMVGLSVLVPYVGAVVATLPVALVAWSQFGWSAEFAYVLAAYGVIQALDGNLLVPLLFSEAVNLHPIAIIVAVLFFGGLWGFWGVFFAIPLATLVAAVLRAWPRREDAGAAAPA encoded by the coding sequence ATCGAGTACCTGCGCCGCTGGTACCGGCGCCACTTCTCCGATCCCGAGGCCTTCATCCTCGCCTTCCTCCTGGTGGCCGGCTTCGGCCTGGTGGCGGCCTTCGGGCGGATGCTGGCGCCGGTGATCGCGGCCCTCGTCATCGCCTATCTCCTCGAGGGCTTGGTCTCGCCCCTCGAGCGCATCCTGCGCCGGCGGCTGCCGGCGGTGATCGTGGTCTACCTCGCCTTCCTGGCCCTCGTGGCGCTGGTCCTCTTCGGGCTGCTGCCGCTGCTTTCTCGCCAGGTGACGGAGCTGGTGCAGGACCTGCCGCAGATGATCAACCGCGGCCAGCAGGCGCTGCTGCAGCTGCCCCAGCACTACCCGCAGGTGGTCACCGAGGAGCAGATGCGCGAGCTCATCGCCCAGGTGCGCGGCGAGCTCGTGGGCTTCGGCCAGCGGCTCCTCTCCTACTCGGTGGCCTCGCTGGTGGGGATCATCACCGTGGGCGTGTACCTGATCCTGGTGCCGCTGATGGTCTTCTTCTTCCTCAAGGACAAGCACCGCATCCTCGCCTGGGTGCGGGGCTACCTGCCGCGCGACCGCGGGCTTGCGCACCGGGTCTGGCGCGACGTGGACGTGCAGATCGGCAACTACGTGCGCGGCAAGTTCTGGGAGATCCTCATCGTCTGGTTCGCGACCTACCTCACCTTCACCCTCATGGACCTGCGCTTCGCCATGCTGCTGGGGCTGATGGTGGGCCTGTCGGTGCTGGTGCCCTACGTGGGGGCGGTGGTGGCGACCCTGCCGGTGGCCCTGGTGGCCTGGTCGCAGTTCGGCTGGAGCGCCGAGTTCGCCTACGTGCTCGCGGCCTACGGCGTGATCCAGGCCCTCGACGGCAACCTCCTGGTGCCGCTGCTCTTCTCCGAGGCGGTCAACCTCCACCCCATCGCCATCATCGTGGCGGTGCTCTTCTTCGGCGGGCTGTGGGGGTTCTGGGGCGTGTTCTTCGCCATCCCGCTGGCGACCCTGGTGGCGGCGGTGCTGCGGGCCTGGCCGCGGCGCGAGGACGCGGGCGCGGCGGCCCCGGCCTGA
- a CDS encoding peroxiredoxin, whose translation MARPQAGDPAPDFELEATGGGRVRLSALRGRPVVLYFYPRDHTPGCTSEAEQFRDLHPEFERAGAVILGVSRDGIRSHERFRAKLGLPFPLLSDPDEAACTAYDVIRDKTLYGRKVRGIERSTFLIDAAGTIRRVWRRVRVAGHAAEVLEAVRAL comes from the coding sequence ATGGCACGACCGCAGGCGGGCGACCCCGCCCCCGACTTCGAGCTCGAGGCCACCGGCGGCGGCCGCGTGCGGCTCTCGGCCCTGCGGGGCCGCCCGGTGGTGCTCTACTTCTATCCCCGCGACCACACCCCCGGCTGCACCAGCGAGGCCGAGCAGTTCCGCGACCTCCACCCGGAGTTCGAGCGCGCCGGCGCGGTCATCCTCGGCGTCTCCCGCGACGGCATCCGCAGCCACGAGCGCTTCCGCGCGAAGCTCGGGCTGCCCTTCCCGCTGCTCTCGGACCCGGACGAGGCCGCCTGCACCGCCTACGACGTCATCCGCGACAAGACCCTGTACGGCCGGAAGGTGCGGGGCATCGAGCGCAGCACCTTCCTCATCGACGCCGCGGGCACGATCCGCCGCGTCTGGCGCAGGGTCCGGGTGGCGGGCCACGCCGCCGAGGTCCTCGAGGCGGTCCGCGCCCTGTGA
- a CDS encoding selenium metabolism-associated LysR family transcriptional regulator, with protein MADRRLQVFHTVARLLSFTKAAEALHMTQPAVTFQIRQLEEQFNTRLFDRTHNRISLTEAGRAVYRYADQIFVLYREMENAVREITGEIAGSLAIGASTTIAEYMLPALLGDFKHHHPDVHIQLKVSNTEGIVSMVEQNTVDLGVVEGPVGNRNLAVEICRMDQLVAIVPPHHPLAGEASVTPARLLEYPYVDREEGSGTREVVEQYLREQGIDPSGVRAVLELGNPEAIKGAVEAGMGVAIISRATLQKELALGTLAAIPLDPPIERPFSFVHQKQKFRHRTIEELLEFARQYCETHAA; from the coding sequence ATGGCCGATCGCAGGCTCCAGGTCTTCCACACCGTCGCGCGGCTGCTGAGCTTCACCAAGGCGGCCGAGGCGCTGCACATGACGCAGCCGGCGGTGACCTTCCAGATCCGCCAGCTCGAGGAGCAGTTCAACACGCGGCTGTTCGACCGCACCCACAACCGCATCAGCCTGACCGAGGCCGGCCGGGCGGTCTACCGCTACGCCGACCAGATCTTCGTCCTCTACCGCGAGATGGAGAACGCGGTGCGCGAGATCACCGGCGAGATCGCGGGCAGCCTCGCCATCGGCGCCAGCACCACCATCGCCGAGTACATGCTCCCGGCGCTGCTCGGCGACTTCAAGCACCACCATCCGGACGTGCACATCCAGCTCAAGGTGAGCAACACCGAGGGCATCGTCTCCATGGTGGAGCAGAACACCGTGGATCTCGGCGTGGTGGAGGGGCCGGTGGGCAACCGCAACCTGGCGGTGGAGATCTGCCGCATGGACCAGCTGGTGGCCATCGTGCCCCCGCACCACCCCCTCGCGGGCGAGGCCTCGGTGACGCCGGCGCGGCTGCTGGAGTACCCCTACGTGGACCGCGAGGAGGGCTCGGGGACGCGCGAGGTGGTGGAGCAGTACCTGCGCGAGCAGGGCATCGACCCGTCGGGGGTGCGCGCCGTGCTCGAGCTCGGCAACCCCGAGGCCATCAAGGGCGCGGTGGAGGCGGGCATGGGTGTCGCCATCATCTCCCGCGCCACCCTGCAGAAGGAGCTCGCCCTCGGCACCCTCGCCGCGATCCCCCTCGACCCCCCCATCGAGCGCCCCTTCTCCTTCGTCCACCAGAAGCAGAAGTTCCGCCACCGCACCATCGAGGAGCTGCTGGAGTTCGCGCGCCAGTACTGCGAGACGCACGCGGCATGA
- a CDS encoding ABCB family ABC transporter ATP-binding protein/permease, translating to MHRRRTQEALRDRDDLRTLRAILPFVWRYRGRAGLALACLVAAKLATVSVPVALKGIVDALDAAPGEAVLPLGLLLGYGALRAAQGMFNELRDAVFARVRHGAVREVSRRVLRHLYDLSLRYHLERKTGAISRDIERGTRSLSSLLNYAVFSIIPTAVELALVGAILVVRYDLRYLAVTVVAVVLYVGYTVLVTEWRMRFRHRMNAMDSKANTLAVDGLINYETVKCFNNEAYELARYDRTLAEWERAAVRTQTSLSALNFGQGAIIAAAVTAIMVMAAQGVVAGTLSLGDLVMVNAFMLQLFIPLGFLGMVYSQVKHALSDMEMMFRLLEEEPEIRDRPGAPALVLRRGAVRFEHVHFGYQPERPILHDVDFEIPPGARVAVVGPSGAGKSTLARLLFRFYDVQRGRILIDGQDIRAVTQASLRAAIGIVPQDTVLFNETIYYNIAYGRPDATRAEVEEAARLAHLADFIASLPAGWDTVVGERGLKLSGGEKQRVAIARAILKRPRILIFDEATSSLDSASERIILEALAEVAAARTTLVIAHRLSTVADADQILVLEGGRIVERGDHAALLARGALYAKMWALQQQEEAPVAVRAGGSSE from the coding sequence ATGCACCGGCGCCGCACCCAGGAGGCCCTGCGCGACCGCGACGACCTGCGCACGCTGCGCGCGATCCTGCCCTTCGTCTGGCGCTACCGCGGCCGGGCGGGGCTCGCCCTCGCCTGCCTCGTGGCGGCGAAGCTGGCGACGGTGTCGGTGCCGGTCGCCCTCAAGGGCATCGTCGACGCCCTGGATGCCGCGCCGGGCGAGGCGGTGCTGCCGCTGGGGCTGCTCCTCGGCTACGGCGCCCTGCGCGCGGCGCAGGGCATGTTCAACGAGCTGCGCGACGCCGTCTTCGCCCGCGTGCGCCACGGCGCGGTGCGCGAGGTCTCGCGCCGGGTCCTGCGCCACCTCTACGACCTCTCGCTGCGCTACCACCTGGAGCGCAAGACGGGGGCGATCTCGCGCGACATCGAGCGCGGCACCCGCAGCCTGAGCTCGCTGCTCAACTACGCCGTCTTCAGCATCATCCCCACGGCGGTGGAGCTGGCGCTGGTGGGGGCGATCCTGGTGGTGCGCTACGACCTGCGCTACCTCGCCGTCACCGTGGTGGCGGTGGTGCTCTACGTCGGCTATACGGTGCTCGTCACCGAGTGGCGGATGCGCTTCCGCCACCGCATGAACGCCATGGACTCCAAGGCCAACACCCTCGCCGTGGACGGGCTCATCAACTACGAGACGGTCAAGTGCTTCAACAACGAGGCCTACGAGCTCGCCCGCTACGACCGCACCCTCGCCGAGTGGGAGCGGGCGGCGGTCCGCACCCAGACCTCGCTTTCCGCCCTCAACTTCGGCCAGGGGGCGATCATCGCCGCGGCGGTGACCGCGATCATGGTCATGGCCGCCCAGGGGGTGGTGGCCGGCACCCTCTCGCTCGGCGACCTGGTGATGGTCAACGCCTTCATGCTCCAGCTCTTCATCCCGCTGGGCTTCCTCGGCATGGTCTACAGCCAGGTCAAGCACGCCCTCTCGGACATGGAGATGATGTTCCGGCTCCTCGAGGAGGAGCCGGAGATCCGCGACCGTCCGGGGGCGCCGGCGCTGGTGCTGCGGCGCGGCGCGGTGCGCTTCGAGCACGTCCACTTCGGCTACCAGCCCGAGCGGCCCATCCTCCACGACGTCGACTTCGAGATCCCGCCGGGGGCGCGGGTGGCGGTGGTGGGGCCGAGCGGGGCCGGCAAGTCGACGCTCGCGCGGCTGCTCTTCCGCTTCTACGACGTGCAGCGCGGGCGCATCCTGATCGACGGCCAGGACATCCGCGCCGTGACCCAGGCGAGCCTGCGCGCGGCCATCGGCATCGTGCCCCAGGACACGGTCCTCTTCAACGAGACGATCTACTACAACATCGCCTACGGCCGCCCCGACGCCACCCGGGCGGAGGTGGAGGAGGCGGCGCGGCTGGCGCATCTGGCCGACTTCATCGCCTCCCTGCCGGCGGGCTGGGACACGGTGGTGGGCGAGCGCGGGCTCAAGCTCTCCGGGGGCGAGAAGCAGCGCGTGGCCATCGCCCGCGCGATCCTCAAGCGGCCCCGGATCCTGATCTTCGACGAGGCCACCTCGAGCCTCGACAGCGCCTCCGAGCGCATCATCCTCGAGGCCCTGGCGGAGGTGGCGGCCGCGCGCACCACCCTGGTCATCGCGCACCGGCTCTCCACCGTCGCCGACGCCGACCAGATCCTGGTCCTGGAGGGCGGGCGCATCGTCGAGCGGGGCGATCACGCCGCCCTGCTTGCGCGCGGCGCGCTCTATGCGAAGATGTGGGCCCTGCAGCAGCAGGAGGAGGCACCCGTGGCCGTGCGCGCAGGAGGGAGCAGCGAATGA
- a CDS encoding PhoH family protein, with the protein MHDPTALFRFQEHDVFLPMVVLEELDDHKRGLSEVARNVRQVSRFLDELMAGRDPREIEQGLPLPAPGNGGDGPAPRGRLFFQTRVLDAALPRALPGHKADHDILAVALALRDRLPETTVVIVSKDINLRIKAAVLGLNAEDYRGDKVLDDVSLLYRGYRPLPPGFWQRQGSGLESWSEGGRAWYRVRDPEAAAWYPGEFVYDEGDGLELVVRGHEDGATLLELATDYREGGRAVWGIHARNREQGFALNLLMDPEIDFVTLLGAAGTGKTLLALAAALAQTLDENRYREIVMTRVTVPLGEDIGFLPGTEEEKMTPWMGALMDNLEVLAGGAGGGSWGRGATQDLMRSRIKVRSLNFMRGRTFLGTFLILDEAQNMTPKQIKALVTRAGPGTKVVCLGNVAQIDTPYLTETTSGITYAVDRFKDWPHSGHVTLQRVERSRLADHASEVL; encoded by the coding sequence ATGCACGACCCGACGGCGCTGTTCCGCTTCCAGGAGCACGACGTCTTCCTGCCCATGGTGGTCCTCGAGGAGCTGGACGACCACAAGCGGGGGCTGTCGGAGGTGGCGCGCAACGTCCGCCAGGTGAGCCGCTTCCTCGACGAGCTCATGGCCGGGCGCGACCCCCGGGAGATCGAGCAGGGCCTGCCCCTGCCCGCGCCGGGCAACGGCGGCGACGGCCCCGCGCCGCGCGGGCGGCTCTTCTTCCAGACCCGGGTCCTGGACGCCGCCCTGCCGCGCGCCCTGCCCGGCCACAAGGCCGACCACGACATCCTCGCGGTCGCCCTCGCCCTGCGCGACCGGCTCCCCGAGACCACCGTCGTCATCGTCTCCAAGGACATCAACCTGCGCATCAAGGCCGCGGTGCTGGGCCTCAACGCCGAGGACTACCGCGGCGACAAGGTCCTCGACGACGTCAGCCTCCTCTACCGCGGCTACCGTCCCCTGCCGCCGGGCTTCTGGCAGCGCCAGGGGAGCGGGCTCGAGTCCTGGAGCGAGGGCGGGCGCGCCTGGTACCGCGTGCGCGACCCCGAGGCGGCGGCGTGGTATCCGGGCGAGTTCGTCTACGACGAGGGCGACGGCCTCGAGCTGGTGGTGCGGGGCCACGAGGACGGGGCCACCCTGCTCGAGCTCGCCACCGACTACCGCGAGGGGGGGCGCGCGGTGTGGGGGATCCACGCCCGCAACCGCGAGCAGGGCTTCGCCCTCAACCTGCTGATGGACCCCGAGATCGACTTCGTCACCCTCCTCGGCGCCGCCGGCACCGGCAAGACCCTCCTCGCCCTTGCGGCGGCGCTCGCCCAGACCCTGGACGAGAACCGCTACCGCGAGATCGTCATGACCCGGGTCACCGTCCCCCTCGGCGAGGACATCGGCTTCCTGCCCGGCACCGAGGAGGAGAAGATGACGCCCTGGATGGGGGCGCTCATGGACAACCTCGAGGTCCTGGCGGGCGGCGCCGGGGGCGGCAGCTGGGGGCGCGGCGCCACCCAGGACCTCATGCGCAGCCGCATCAAGGTGCGCTCGCTCAACTTCATGCGCGGCCGCACCTTCCTCGGCACCTTCCTCATCCTCGACGAGGCCCAGAACATGACCCCGAAGCAGATCAAGGCCCTGGTCACGCGGGCCGGCCCCGGCACCAAGGTGGTCTGCCTCGGCAACGTGGCCCAGATCGACACCCCCTATCTCACCGAGACCACGTCGGGGATCACCTACGCCGTGGACCGCTTCAAGGACTGGCCCCACAGCGGCCACGTGACGCTGCAGCGGGTGGAGCGCTCGCGCCTCGCCGACCACGCCTCCGAGGTGCTCTGA
- a CDS encoding efflux RND transporter periplasmic adaptor subunit, whose amino-acid sequence MRAWKSLILLMALAGPAAAALETATVVREPVAEERVMDAVVEAVNQATVAARTAGRVVEVLFDVDDYVPAGALIVRLDDTAHRAGLEAAQAQLAEARARVREAETEFGRVERLHRRGLVARAELDRARAALDAARARVMAAEAQVAAAEEALERTRIRAPYAGIVTRRMVEVGESVQPGTPLMAGLSLERLRVTAAVPQSLAERVRAGAAVRVRLPDGRTLAIPRERVTVFPYADPVTHTVRVRLALDPGVKDLYPGMLVKAAFTLGRVPRLLIPAQALVRRSEVQAVYVVDEAGGIHLRLVRVGRRLDDGRLEVLAGLAEGERVALDPIRAGIALKERAAEGRR is encoded by the coding sequence ATGCGGGCGTGGAAGTCTCTGATCCTGCTGATGGCGCTTGCCGGTCCCGCGGCCGCGGCGCTGGAGACGGCCACCGTGGTGCGCGAGCCCGTGGCCGAGGAACGGGTGATGGACGCGGTGGTGGAGGCGGTCAACCAGGCCACCGTCGCCGCCCGCACCGCCGGCCGGGTGGTGGAGGTGCTCTTCGACGTGGACGACTACGTCCCCGCCGGGGCGCTCATCGTCCGCCTCGACGACACCGCGCATCGCGCCGGGCTCGAGGCGGCGCAGGCCCAGCTCGCCGAGGCGAGGGCCCGGGTGCGCGAGGCCGAGACCGAGTTCGGGCGCGTCGAGCGGCTCCACCGGCGGGGGCTCGTGGCGCGGGCCGAGCTCGACCGCGCCCGGGCCGCCCTGGACGCCGCGCGGGCGCGCGTGATGGCGGCCGAGGCGCAGGTGGCGGCGGCCGAGGAGGCCCTGGAGCGCACCCGCATCCGCGCCCCCTACGCCGGCATCGTCACCCGCCGCATGGTGGAGGTGGGCGAGAGCGTGCAGCCGGGCACGCCGCTCATGGCGGGGCTGTCGCTGGAGCGGCTCCGGGTCACGGCGGCGGTGCCGCAGAGCCTCGCCGAGCGCGTGCGCGCGGGCGCGGCGGTGCGGGTGCGGCTGCCCGACGGGCGCACCCTGGCCATCCCGCGCGAGCGCGTCACCGTCTTCCCCTACGCCGATCCCGTCACCCACACCGTGCGCGTGCGCCTCGCGCTGGACCCCGGGGTGAAGGACCTCTACCCGGGGATGCTGGTCAAGGCCGCCTTCACCCTGGGGCGGGTGCCGCGCCTCCTGATCCCGGCGCAGGCCCTGGTGCGGCGCAGCGAGGTGCAGGCCGTCTACGTCGTGGACGAGGCGGGCGGGATCCACCTGCGCCTGGTGCGGGTGGGGCGGCGCCTCGACGACGGGCGGCTGGAGGTCCTCGCCGGGCTGGCCGAGGGCGAGCGCGTGGCCCTCGATCCCATCCGCGCCGGCATCGCCCTCAAGGAGCGGGCCGCGGAGGGGCGGCGGTGA
- a CDS encoding Crp/Fnr family transcriptional regulator, whose protein sequence is MNGGGRERRLLQLWRRLDEAGRRSLLDYAEFLAARSPRPPVDAPRPIPRPAEETVVAAMRRLRRTYPMVDPERVLHEAAALLSEHVLGGREAAEVIDALEALFERHYRRLREEEAG, encoded by the coding sequence ATGAACGGAGGCGGGCGGGAGCGGCGGCTGCTGCAGCTCTGGCGCAGGCTCGACGAGGCCGGCCGGCGGAGCCTCCTGGACTATGCCGAGTTCCTCGCCGCGCGCAGCCCGCGCCCGCCGGTGGATGCGCCGCGGCCGATCCCGCGCCCGGCCGAGGAGACGGTGGTGGCGGCGATGCGGCGGCTGCGCCGGACCTACCCCATGGTGGACCCCGAGCGGGTGCTGCACGAGGCCGCCGCGCTCCTGTCGGAGCACGTCCTCGGCGGGCGCGAGGCGGCCGAGGTGATCGATGCGCTGGAGGCGCTGTTCGAGCGCCACTACCGCCGGCTGCGCGAGGAGGAAGCGGGGTGA